A region from the Nonlabens sp. YIK11 genome encodes:
- the bcp gene encoding thioredoxin-dependent thiol peroxidase, translated as MTTLKAGDKAPDFSIPNQDGDIVSLSDFKGKKLVLFFYPKASTPGCTAEACNLRDNVSRFRESGYEILGASADSPKRQSNFKEKYELPYDLLADEDHKLLNAYQVWGPKKFMGKEYDGIHRTTFVIDENGVIEDVISKVKTKEHTDQIL; from the coding sequence ATGACAACTCTCAAAGCTGGCGACAAAGCTCCTGATTTTTCAATTCCCAATCAAGATGGTGACATCGTATCACTTTCTGATTTCAAGGGCAAAAAACTCGTGTTATTCTTTTACCCTAAAGCCAGTACGCCAGGATGTACTGCTGAAGCTTGCAATTTAAGAGATAATGTATCTCGCTTTCGCGAAAGCGGATACGAAATACTAGGTGCCAGCGCCGATAGTCCAAAGCGTCAATCCAATTTCAAGGAAAAATATGAATTGCCCTATGATTTGTTAGCTGATGAAGACCACAAACTACTTAATGCGTACCAAGTTTGGGGTCCAAAAAAGTTTATGGGAAAGGAATATGATGGGATTCACCGCACCACCTTTGTCATTGATGAAAACGGTGTGATTGAGGATGTAATTTCAAAAGTAAAAACCAAAGAACATACCGATCAGATCTTATAG
- a CDS encoding endonuclease III domain-containing protein, translating into MNKQEKVDFVIQTLEELYPEIPVPLDHKDPYTLLIAVLMSAQSTDVRVNQITPLLFERADNPYDMIRLSVEEIREIIKPVGLSPMKAKGIYGLSHILIDKHNGLVPQTYEELEELPAVGHKTAAVVLSQAYGIPAFPVDTHIHRLMYRWNLTSGKNVVQTEKDAKRLFPKEKWNDLHLQIIWYGRQYSPARGWNLDEDIITKTIGRKTVLAEYYKKKTRLG; encoded by the coding sequence ATGAATAAGCAGGAAAAAGTAGATTTTGTCATCCAAACCTTGGAAGAGTTGTATCCAGAAATTCCCGTGCCGCTGGATCACAAAGATCCGTACACACTTTTGATTGCTGTTTTAATGAGCGCACAAAGTACAGATGTACGCGTCAATCAAATTACACCTTTGTTGTTTGAAAGAGCTGATAATCCGTATGATATGATCAGATTATCAGTGGAAGAGATCAGAGAAATCATCAAGCCTGTTGGGCTGTCACCCATGAAGGCCAAAGGTATATATGGTTTAAGTCATATTTTGATTGACAAACACAACGGTCTGGTGCCACAAACTTATGAGGAACTGGAAGAACTTCCTGCAGTAGGTCACAAGACGGCAGCGGTTGTGTTGTCTCAAGCCTACGGTATCCCAGCATTTCCTGTGGATACCCACATTCATAGATTGATGTATCGATGGAATCTGACCAGCGGTAAAAATGTGGTGCAAACAGAAAAAGACGCCAAGCGTCTATTCCCTAAAGAAAAATGGAATGATCTACACTTGCAAATTATATGGTACGGCCGTCAATACAGTCCTGCGCGTGGCTGGAATCTTGATGAAGATATCATCACAAAAACAATAGGTAGAAAAACGGTTCTTGCAGAGTATTATAAAAAGAAAACCCGTCTAGGCTAG
- a CDS encoding RNA polymerase sigma factor, whose protein sequence is MNFKDASDAVLVKQYMSGQESSLEILIKRHQQRIHGFIFSKVLDRDITEDIFQDTFIKVIRTLKRGKYNEEGKFLPWVMRIAHNLVIDHFRRNKRMPKFQSRNDFDIFDVISDGEDSIESALITDQVHSDVKRLIDELPEDQKEVLLMRIYKEMSFKEIAETTDVSINTALGRMRYALINLRKVIDKHNIVLTQ, encoded by the coding sequence ATGAACTTCAAAGACGCAAGTGATGCGGTACTGGTAAAACAGTACATGAGTGGTCAGGAATCTTCTCTAGAAATCCTCATCAAAAGACATCAACAAAGAATTCACGGTTTTATCTTCTCCAAAGTATTGGACAGAGATATTACTGAAGATATTTTCCAAGATACCTTTATCAAAGTCATTCGCACGCTTAAACGTGGCAAGTATAATGAAGAAGGTAAATTTTTACCTTGGGTAATGAGAATTGCACACAACCTTGTTATCGATCATTTCCGTAGGAACAAGCGTATGCCTAAGTTTCAATCCCGTAACGACTTTGATATTTTTGATGTCATCAGTGATGGTGAGGACAGTATTGAATCTGCGTTGATTACAGATCAAGTGCACAGCGATGTCAAAAGGTTGATTGACGAACTTCCTGAAGACCAAAAGGAAGTCCTACTCATGCGTATTTATAAAGAGATGTCTTTTAAAGAGATCGCAGAAACTACAGATGTTAGTATCAACACAGCCTTGGGAAGAATGCGTTATGCTTTGATCAATCTGCGTAAAGTAATTGATAAACACAATATCGTTTTAACACAATAA